From the Terriglobia bacterium genome, the window GATGGCGAATGCGAAGACGGTGTTCATCGGGGAGATTGCGCAACTGGCGGGCGTGGCGGCGGTGGTGGCGGGACTGGTAATGAGTCTGCATCACTGGCCGGTGGCGGCGGCGCTGCTCGGAGGGGGCACGGCGTACGTGGTGGGCAAGAAGCTGCGGGCGCAGTAGAGGGCTTGCAGAGCGGGTTTGGCGGCGGTTCGGCTGGAAGAGAAAAGCCGCAGGGCTGGGTCCTGCGCTACAGGGAATGGCCACACGACGAAGCCGGGGACGGGCGGGGGCGCTGCGGGTGAGTGCGCACTACCAGCCGTTCCCGCGGCAGCGCGAATTTCATTGTTCGCCGGCGAAGTACCGGCTCTTTGGAGGCGCGGCGGGGCCGGGGAAGACCAAGGCGCTGCTGTGGGAAGCGATCCTGCAGGCCAACGAGACGCCGGGGTGCGACACGCTGCTGCTGCGGCGGACGTATCCGGAGCTGGAGACGTCGCTGCTGGCCTATCTCCGGCGCGACGTGCCGCGGGCGCTGTATCGCAGCTACAACGAATCGAAGCATGTGGTGACCTGGCACAACGGGTCGACCACGCGGTTCGGCTACTGCCGCAATGAACATGACGTCTATCAGTACCAGGGCGCGGAGTTTCTGTTCATCGGGATCGACGAGCTGACGCATTTTACCCTGAAGCAGTGGCAGTTTCTGACTTCGCGCAACCGCTGTCCCGTGCGGGGAAGTTATCCGTGCATGGCGGGGGCGACGAATCCGGGGAACATCGGGCACGCCTGGGTGAAGGCGCTGTGGGTGGACCACGTGCCGCCGCCGGGATTCGAGCGGGCGGAGCTGTACGACCCAGAAGAGTACGATTTCATCCGCGCGCGGCTGGACGACAACCCCATCTACGCGAACGATGCGGCCTACCGGCGGACGCTGGAAGCGCTGCCGGAGCATCTGCGGCAGGCGTTTCTGGCGGGCGACTGGAACGTCTTTGCCGGGCAGTACTTCGACGTGTTCGATGTGGGACGGCACACGGCGCGGCCGGAGGAGCTGCGGCTGGAGCCCTGGTGGCCGCGGTGGATCTCGGTGGACTGGGGATTTCAGCATCCCAGCGCGGTGTATTGGCATTGCGCCGTTCCCGCCGCAGGAACCGACAGCGCGCGAATCGTCACCTACAGGGAATTTGTGCAGAACGGATTGTCGCCGCGGATGCTGGGGCAGGCGATTGCCGAGCGCAGCGGGCGGGAGCGGATCGGCGAGGTGTTTCTCTCGCCGGATGCGTTTGCGCACCGCACGGCGGAGACGTCCATCGCGGAGCAGTTGGGCGAGGTGCTGGCGGGCAACGGGCTGCCGCGGCCGGCGCCGGCCGACGATGACCGCGTGGGCGGGTGGCAATGGATGTACCAGTTGCTGGAGAACGACGCGTGGGTGATCACGGAGAATTGCGCGCGATTGATCGAGTGTTTGCCGCTGCTGGTGCGCGACGACCGGCGGGTCGAAGACATCCGCAAGATGGATGGGGATGATGCGGCGGATGCGGCGCGGTACGGGCTGGTGTCGGGAGCGCGGCTGGCGGGGTTGACGATAGGCGATAGGGACGGACGGGCACGGCGTGCCGTGCCCCTACAGGCGGATGCGGGGCCGCATTTTGTGACGGGCATGCCGCTGGGGGAGCAGATTGCGCGGCAGGTGACGGCAACGGACCAGACGTCGCGGGCGATCCATTTTCAGCGGCTGGAGAGCGAGGCGCGCAAGGCGTTCCGCCCGGCGAAGTTTCCCCGGCGGTGGTAGCACAGCCTTCCGGCTGTGTTTCGCTCTGGCATTTGCCAGGCAGCACCACGCACAGGCTCAAGCCTGTGCTACCAGGACTCCATGATCAACTGGCTCAAACAAATCGTTCGGTCGAGGTATGTTCGCGCGCTGGAAGAGGACGTGGAGCGGCTGCGGGCGGAGAACCGGGCGCTGGTGAATTCGCTGCTGGGGACGGCGGGGTTTCCGCCGGTGGAGTTTCCGGAGGCGCCGAAGCCGCAGGCGTTGCCGCGGCTGCGCAAGCGCTCGTGGCCCCAGCTCCAGGCGTGGCGCGAGACCGAAGCGCGCCGTTCGCGTCCTGATCCCTTCGGGACGGCGGGCGATGCGGCGGTGAGCGCGGAGGAGAGGATCTATGGACCCGTTCCACACAGTTGAGGCGAGAGGCACGATCGCGCCGGCGGATGGGAATGCGGGGCACGCTGGAACCGCCCAGGCGCGGGTGATGACGGATCGTGCCGAGGATCCGTTTGATGCAAGCCGGGATTCCTCGACTCGCGCGAATGACGCGCTCGCTCGGAATGACAGAGAAGGCGACGGCGCAAGAGATACCCCCCTAAAAGCGGGCGCGACAGAAGATCTGGGGCCGAACTTCGAGCGGCTGGAGGAGTTGCGGCCGGAGCTGGTGAATGCGCTGCGCGACCTGGTGCGGCAGTACCGCGAAGAGGGCGTGGTGGCGCGGCGGCACGAGATCCGGCGCATGCGCCAGGCGCGGCTGTTCTGGCAGGGGCTGCAGTACGCCTGGTGGAACCCCAACGACATGAATTGGCATCTGCCGTTCGAGTCGCGCTCTTCCGACGACCGGGCGCTGGAGGAGATGCCGCGGTACCAGTTCGTCACGAATTTTTACCAGGGCTTCGGGCTGTCGTTCATCGCCGTGCTTTCGCAGGACGTGCCGGGGGTGCGCTTCTATCCGCAGTCGGCGCAATCGCTCGAGGATATTTCGGCGGCGCGCGCGGCCAGCGACGTGGCCGAACTGATCGAACAGAACAATCACATGGAGCACCTGCTGACGCTGGTCGGCTATCACTTGTGGACCGACGGAAAGCTGGGCGGGTACGTGCGCTACGTGGCGGACGGGCAGCGCTTCGGATTTCACGAGGAAGAGCTGCTGGAGGCGGTGGAGATTCCGCTGGGCGAGGATGTGTACGTGTGCCCGCAGTGCGGGAAGGAGAATGGAAAATCGAAACTCGAAAATCGAGATTCGGGCGGCGAGGACGGCGAAGCTGAGTCGAATGGCGAATTTCGAGTTTCAAATTTCGCCGCACAGGAAGGTGCGCAGAGCGGGGAACAGGCGCAATGCCCGGATTGTGGCGCGCAGCTTTCCGATGCAGATCTGCGGCGGGCGGAGCGGGTGACGGTGCCGCGGGTGGCGGGGCGGCGGCGGGTGGCCAACGGGCAGGAAGTGATCTCGATCGTCGGCGGGCTGGAGCTGAATACGCCGGTGTGGGCCAACGAGATGCACGAGTATCCCTACCTGCAATGGCAGGCGGAGGTGCATCGCGCGAAGCTGAAGGCGGCGTATCCGCACGCGGCGGACAAGATCGAAAGTTCGCCGTCGCAGGGCTCCGAGGACGTGTACGCGCGGGTGTCGCGGCTGAGCGTGTCGCAGGGGCTGCCGTCGATCCATCCGGGCGACGCGCTGGTGAATTTGATCACCTTCGATCGCACGTGGATCCGGCCGTGGGCCTTTTACGCGATCGAGGACGAAGACGTGCGCGCGGAGCTGCTGGCGCTGTTCCCGGACGGCTGCTACGTGGCGTTTGCGGGCGAGGCCTATTGCGAAGCGCGCAACGAAACGATGGACGACCACTGGCGCGTGCTGCACGCGCTGCCGGGCGACGGGCAGAACCGCCCGAGCGTCGGCGATTCGCTGGTGCAGGTGCAGGAGCGCTACAACGTGCTCTCCAACATGCAGGCGGAGACGTATGAATACGGCATCCCGCCGATCTACGCCGATCCGCAAGTGCTGGATTTCGACGCGCTGTCCAACCAGGTGGCCGAGCCGGCAGCGCATTTTCCGGCGCGCGCGCGGCCGGGACAGCCGTTGGCGGCGGGATTTTTCCAGCCGGCGCCGGCGCAGGTGCCTCCGGACATGCTGCGGCACCAACAGGACCTGATCGGTCCGGTGTCGCAATTTCTGACGGGGCTGTTTCCCGCGGTGTTTGGCGGAAACATGGAGGGTGTGAAGACGGCGTCGGGCTATGCCATGGCGCGGGACCAGGCCATGGGGCGGCTGGGGCTGGTGTGGCGGCGCACGAAGCAGTTTTACGCCGACGTGATGCTCCTGGGGGTGGATTGCTTCCGCAAGAACCGCCCGGAGGACGCGGAGATACCGCTGCTGGGGCCGGACGGCGTGTTCGATTCGCGGGTGATCCGCCTGGCGGAGCTGAAGGGCAACATCTGCGTGCATCCGGAGGCGGACGAAACGTTTCCGCGGCTGAAGTCGCAGCAGCGCGGGGTGCTGCAGCAGCTCTTTGGGATCAACGACCCGGTGATCCAGCGGGCGCTGACCGAACCGGCGAATATCGGATACATCAAGAACGTGCTGGGGTTGACGGAGCTGGTGGTGCCGGGAGAGGACGCGCGGAACAAGCAGTTGCGGGAGATCCAGCAGCTGCTCTCGAGCGCGCCGATGGTGGTGCCGGTGTACACGCGAAGCTCGAAATACGAAACTCGAAATTCGGGCATGAGCGATGCGCCCAGCCAAGACGCAGCGGCGGGCGGGGCAAGCCCCGCCCCTACAGGTGGGGCCGAGGGTGGGTTGCACGAGCCGCCCTTCGACACTGCTCAGGGCGCGCCAGTCACGAGTGACCAGGCACCGCTTCTGCTGCTGCCGTCGGTGCCTGTGGATCAGCTGCTGGACGACCATGCGGCGGAATTCGAGGAGTGCAAGCGCTGGGCGAATTCGGATGCGGGGCAGGCGGCGAAGATGACCAATCCGGCGGGGTTTGCCAACGTGCGCGCGCACGCCGAGGCGCATCTGCGGGCGATGCGAGATAGCCGTTCTTAAGAGATGGGTTTGTACGAGCGATTACTCCGGCTTAGCAGATGCTTGACCGTGGGTCACGATAGATAGGATGCGCGGGGCCAAATAAACCCGATTACGGGGTTTGCCGGTAATCTCATGCAGGATGCCGGCATCCACGAGTTTCTGGACAGTGGCTTGGGCACTCGGAAAAGTTACTTTTAATATTTGCGCGGCCCCGGAAATTGTCACTGCAGGTGTCATGAAAAGGGAGTCGACTAGCTTTAGCGCGTGAGCGGATGCTCGCGGGCCCTGCAACTGGTCACGGTACTCCTGACGAAGATTCAAGAGTTTTTCCGATCGTGCTGTTGCTTCCTTTGCTTCCTGTGCCACACCGCGCAGGAAAAAGGTGATCCAAGACTCCCATGCCCCCGACTGACTAATATCGAGGAGATGGTCGTAGTATTCAGCTCGATTACGTTCAAAATGGGCACTTAATTGGAGGACGGGTTGCGAGAGGATGCCCCTCTCGCACAACAAGAGGAGCAGCAGGAGACGGCCGATGCGGCCATTGCCGTCCTCGAACGGGTGAATTGCTTCAAATTGGTAGTGGCTCAGCGCAAGCCGAACCAGGAACGGCAGCGGGCTTTCTGCGTGGAGTACCTTCTCAAATGCATCGAGACAAGCAGCTAGTTCCGCGGGAGGTGGCGGCACGAATCGCGCTTCTGTGATTGACCGGCCATGACGTCCAATCCAGTTTTGTACACGCCGGAACTCGCCAGCCCGCCGATCCCCTCCGCGAACACCGCGCATGAGTTGCGCATGCAACTCGCTGATCAATCGGAGGCATACAGGCAAATCGCGGAGACGTTTGAGTCCATATTCTAGAGCATCGACGTAGTTCTGTACTTCCTTTACGTCTGGGTTCTTGGCTTCTGTGGGGTTGATTTCAAACAGCAGCAACTCTTTCTGAGAAGCATACGTTCCTTCTATGCGGCTGGAGAGTTCGGCTTCGCGGCGCAATAATGGACGTACGAGAAGTTTCGAGTTTGGGAGCGAACGAGTGACGCCTTCGAGCAAACCAAGCGCATGGCCTGCCTCCTCGGCAAGCTGCGTGATTTCGGAGCTGAGCGGGAGGTCGATAGGAATAGGTGCGGGCACAAATGCCATTCCACCTTCGGGGATGGCAATCAATCGACCAGGGCTATCTGCTTTGAAATCTGCAGGATTCATAGCAGAGTTTACTTTAGCATAGGTTTGTAACAAACGGCATAATTAAAGATAACGGCGCGTATCTTTAATAAGAATCCCCTTATTAAAGACGACTTTAGTGGCCCGTGCGCCGATCGAAGAGACTACTGCTGTTCACTCACTTGCGAAGATGACCAATCCGGCGGGGTTTGCCAACGTGCGCGCGCATGCCGAAGCGCATCTGCGGGCCATGCCGCAGCGGCCGGGGATTGCCTGAACGATTTGCGGGCTCAACGAGGCGAATGAGCAATGATCATGAGCGTGAATCCACAGAGCGATGCGGGGACGAACGGGCATTCGGCCGTGGGGGATGTGCTGTACGCGATGAGCGATGAGCAGATCCTGGAGATGGAGCCGGAAGGAGACGCGAGCCGGGAAGAGGGGGCGGGGCGCGGCGAGCGTGTAGCGCTGGGCGATAGCCCTGCGGGTGTTGCGGTTCGCGGGGAAGGGAATGCGCGAGCGGAAAATGCCGCGGGGCTGACGCCCCGCGCTACAGGAACGGCCGACGGGGCAGCATCGGCTGTCGAGCCAGCGCCTGCGGCGAAGCAAGACAAGGGGCAAGCGCCCGAATGGCTCGAGAGGGCGATGAGCGATGCCGAGCGCGGCGCGGAAGCCCGCGCGTTCTGGGAAGGGGCGCAGAAGGCCCAGCAGGAGGCGGCGGCGTACCACGAAGTGTTTGCCAAGCCGGAAGAGGCGCGGGCGGCGGCGGAACGGGCGCGGCAACTGGAGACGCTCGACCGCTTGTATTTCGGGGCGAGCGGCGGGCGTCCGGAGGAAGCGGCGGCGGCGCGGGAGGAGCTGGCGCAGACGCTGCTGCGGGAGGATCCGGCGGCGTTCCGGGAGATGGTGGCGGCGGGAGTAAGAATTCTTCAGAAAGCCACCCCGACTGGGCCGGGGCAAGCGCCGGCACAGAGTCACGGAGAAAAGCGGGAAGATGCCGGGCTCGCGGCCAGGCCCGGGCTTGAGGCAGGACGAAACTCGAAAAGCGAAATGCGAAATTCGCCCGCGGCGGATCGGTCCAGCCAGGATGGGGTGGCGCGGTATGCGGCGTTTGAACGGGCGGCCAACGAGGAGTTGAACCGCGAGGTGGGCGGGGAGATTGCACGCACGATTGCGCGGGCCTTGCCCTACGCCGAAACAGGCGGAGATGCCGGGCGGCCGGGAGAAGCTGTGCGTGGCGCGACCGCGTCCGGGCGCGGAGCGGTGCAGGAGCGGCTGAGCGCGGCGATCCGGGAAGAGGTGGAGGCGGGACTGCGGAGCGACCGGCAACTGGGCGAACAAGTGGCGCGGGTGCTGGGCGGCGCGGGGGCCCAGGGGCCGCGGCTGGATGAAGAGGCGCGCGGGCAGGTGGTGCGGTTGATCGGGGAGCGGGCGCGGCAGCTGGTGCCGGGCGCGGCGCGGCGCGTGCTCCAGGAGTGGACGCAGACGGCACTGGCGGCGCATCGCGCGCGGGGCGGGCGGGGGGATGCGGCTGCGGCGCGGACGGATGTGGCGCCGGCGAGTTCCCGAAGCAGGGCCGCAGCGGAGACGGCCGCGGGTTTACGCGGCAGCCCGGAGAGGCCCAGCCGCGACCGGGACGCTGGCGCGACCCGAGCGCGCGGGGTGGATTACCGGAAGATGAGCGACGAACAGATTTTGGAGATGTAGTCCCCAAGAAAAACAAAATTTGCCACAGAGGCACAACGGACACAGCGGTAGAAGTGTCTCTGTGGATTCCCAGCGGATTCCCTTCGGGAGTGCAGCAGCAATTCTAAGGAGAAAAACGAATGCCAGCACAGAACAACGCGAACGTCGTCGCGTTGCAGCTCGAGAAGGTGCGCGACAAGGTGCCCCTGCTCTACGAGCGCGACGACATTCTGCTTACCATGATCCAACAGCGCGGCGATGTGGAGAAGGTTTCCAACCGCGCGATGCGCCTGCCGCTGCAGGTGAACCCCGGCGGCAAGGCGGGCAGCTACAACGCGGACGGCGGCGACCTGGGCCGCGGCTCCGGAACGCAGTACGACGTGGCCACGATCTCGCCGATCTTCTTCCGCTTCGCGATTGAAATCACGAAGCTGGTGGAGTACGCGACGGCGGGCCGCGAGCGGGCGGTGGAAAACGCGGCGAAGCGCGAGGTGGCGAACGGGATGAAGCAGTTCCGGGCGTTCCTCGACAAGCTGATGCAGACGGGCGGGAACGGCGTGCTGGGCACGGTCAGCGCGATCAACGGCACCACGCTGACGATGAGCGTGCCGAGCGGCGCCGCGCTGGTCTACGTCGGACAAACGATCCAGGCGTACGACACGACGCTGACGACCAACCGCGGCACGGCCAACGTGACCGCGGCGGACCCCATCAGCGCGACGCAGACGATCACTCTGGACGCCAACCCGGGCGGGCTGGTGGTGGGCGACGTGCTGGTGCACGACGGGCTGAGCGGGGCGAGTCCGGTGTCGCTGTTCGGCATCAAGTATCACCAGAACAACGCGACGACCGGGACGTGGCTGAACCTGAACCGCGCGACCTATCCGGTGCAACTGGCGACCCCGCGCGTCAATGCCGGGAACGCCGCGCTGACGCCGGCCAACGTGCGCCTGGCCATCAACAAGGTGCGCAAGGCCCTGGGCATCAACCATCTGGGCAAGCTCATCGCGTACATGGCGGTGGAGCAGGAGCACGCCTGGGAAAACCTGGGGATCACCGTCAGCCAGATCATCAAGGAAGGCGGCGGACGCGA encodes:
- a CDS encoding terminase family protein; its protein translation is MATRRSRGRAGALRVSAHYQPFPRQREFHCSPAKYRLFGGAAGPGKTKALLWEAILQANETPGCDTLLLRRTYPELETSLLAYLRRDVPRALYRSYNESKHVVTWHNGSTTRFGYCRNEHDVYQYQGAEFLFIGIDELTHFTLKQWQFLTSRNRCPVRGSYPCMAGATNPGNIGHAWVKALWVDHVPPPGFERAELYDPEEYDFIRARLDDNPIYANDAAYRRTLEALPEHLRQAFLAGDWNVFAGQYFDVFDVGRHTARPEELRLEPWWPRWISVDWGFQHPSAVYWHCAVPAAGTDSARIVTYREFVQNGLSPRMLGQAIAERSGRERIGEVFLSPDAFAHRTAETSIAEQLGEVLAGNGLPRPAPADDDRVGGWQWMYQLLENDAWVITENCARLIECLPLLVRDDRRVEDIRKMDGDDAADAARYGLVSGARLAGLTIGDRDGRARRAVPLQADAGPHFVTGMPLGEQIARQVTATDQTSRAIHFQRLESEARKAFRPAKFPRRW
- a CDS encoding Fic family protein yields the protein MNPADFKADSPGRLIAIPEGGMAFVPAPIPIDLPLSSEITQLAEEAGHALGLLEGVTRSLPNSKLLVRPLLRREAELSSRIEGTYASQKELLLFEINPTEAKNPDVKEVQNYVDALEYGLKRLRDLPVCLRLISELHAQLMRGVRGGDRRAGEFRRVQNWIGRHGRSITEARFVPPPPAELAACLDAFEKVLHAESPLPFLVRLALSHYQFEAIHPFEDGNGRIGRLLLLLLLCERGILSQPVLQLSAHFERNRAEYYDHLLDISQSGAWESWITFFLRGVAQEAKEATARSEKLLNLRQEYRDQLQGPRASAHALKLVDSLFMTPAVTISGAAQILKVTFPSAQATVQKLVDAGILHEITGKPRNRVYLAPRILSIVTHGQASAKPE